A section of the Leucoraja erinacea ecotype New England unplaced genomic scaffold, Leri_hhj_1 Leri_1399S, whole genome shotgun sequence genome encodes:
- the LOC129715781 gene encoding probable G-protein coupled receptor 139, which yields MHEAPKGAVYAIYYPVLVALGVPVNIVAIVILSRGRCGLSRCITLYLVAMSASDLMVLFTAVILQRISGIYFPGSYLSLTWVCRIKTPVAYACRESSVWLTVAFTFDRFVAICCRNFKGKYCTRKTAAHVVAVIATLSFLKHIAFLFLYNPLYIADNLPWYCRLIPSYYTSPWWRAYSYFNHVTTPLLPFVLILLLNVLTVKHILTASRVRKSLRDNSLPGKGPDPEMENRRKSIVLLFSISGNVILLWMTYMVHYLYSRISKTYSYSGYNDPVFILSEVGNMLLLLSCCTNTFIYTVTQSKFRDELKTVITYPFSQVAKCV from the coding sequence TTAACATTGTCGCCATAGTGATCCTGTCGCGGGGGAGGTGCGGTCTATCCAGGTGTATCACTCTCTACCTGGTTGCCATGTCGGCGTCGGATCTGATGGTTCTCTTCACCGCCGTCATCCTACAACGCATCTCCGGCATTTACTTCCCCGGGAGTTACCTGTCGCTCACCTGGGTCTGCCGCATCAAGACCCCAGTCGCTTATGCGTGCAGAGAATCCTCCGTCTGGCTCACCGTCGCATTCACCTTCGATCGCTTCGTGGCCATTTGTTGCCGCAACTTCAAGGGCAAATACTGCACCAGAAAAACGGCGGCCCACGTCGTCGCCGTCATTGCAACTTTGAGCTTTTTGAAGCATATCGCCTTTTTGTTCCTTTACAACCCGCTGTACATCGCGGACAACCTGCCTTGGTATTGCAGATTAATCCCTAGTTATTATACCTCGCCGTGGTGGCGAGCGTACTCATATTTTAACCACGTCACCACCCCCCTGCTACCCTTCGTTCTCATATTGTTACTGAATGTCCTGACGGTCAAACACATCCTCACCGCCAGCAGAGTTCGGAAGTCATTGCGAGATAACTCTCTCCCCGGGAAAGGTCCTGACCCCGAGATGGAGAACCGCCGGAAGTCGATCGTGTTACTATTCAGCATTTCCGGCAACGTCATCCTGCTGTGGATGACTTACATGGTGCACTATTTGTACTCCCGGATCAGTAAAACGTATTCTTACTCCGGGTACAACGACCCGGTGTTTATTCTTTCGGAAGTGGGAAATATGCTTCTGCTTCTCAGTTGCTGCACCAACACCTTTATTTATACAGTGACCCAGAGTAAATTCAGAGATGAGCTGAAGACAGTGATAACGTATCCGTTCAGCCAGGTTGCTAAATGTGTTTAG